A genomic segment from Aegilops tauschii subsp. strangulata cultivar AL8/78 chromosome 1, Aet v6.0, whole genome shotgun sequence encodes:
- the LOC109771553 gene encoding uncharacterized protein, translating into MRFTASPVVELPVGGAVLSFEQDNDSFEVGTSVWNSSLVLVKFAERCLGDAALPFADALRFAGARAIELGAGCGPAGMGLSRLGLADLVLTDTAAVLPALRRNLRRNRRHLPRAPRLAQLHWNCPAHLAQLAAPRRYDLVVAADVVYVQESVPHLVAAMDALADAERGVVLLGYQIRSPEAHQAFWDAVPAAFPVIEKVPREHLDPEYAFEESDVFVLRRRPRQ; encoded by the coding sequence atgcggtTCACGGCGTCTCCGGTGGTGGAGCTGCCGGTGGGCGGCGCGGTGCTGAGCTTCGAGCAGGACAACGACTCCTTCGAGGTGGGCACCTCGGTCTGGAACTCGTCGCTCGTCCTCGTCAAGTTCGCCGAGCGCTGCCTCGGCGACGCGGCGCTGCCCTTCGCCGACGCGCTCCGCTTCGCGGGCGCCCGCGCCATCGAGCTCGGCGCCGGGTGCGGGCCCGCCGGCATGGGGCTCTCCCGCCTCGGCCTCGCCGACCTCGTGCTCACCGACACCGCCGCCGTCCTCCCGGCCCTCCGCCGGAACCTCCGCCGCAACCGCCGCCACCTCCCGCGCGCGCCCCGCCTCGCCCAGCTCCATTGGAACTGCCCCGCGCACCTCGCCCagctcgccgccccgcgccgctaCGACCTCGTCGTCGCCGCCGACGTCGTCTACGTCCAGGAGTCCGTGCCCCACCTCGTCGCGGCCATGGACGCGCTCGCCGACGCCGAGCGCGGCGTGGTGCTCCTCGGGTACCAGATCCGGTCCCCCGAGGCGCACCAGGCCTTCTGGGACGCCGTGCCCGCCGCCTTCCCCGTGATCGAGAAGGTGCCCCGGGAGCACCTCGACCCGGAGTATGCCTTCGAGGAATCCGATGTGTTCGTGCTCCGCAGGAGGCCGCGGCAGTGA